A part of Ignavibacteriales bacterium genomic DNA contains:
- a CDS encoding FAD-dependent oxidoreductase, with product MDNGQHILMGCYNHTIDFLKLIGAEENLISQRNLNVNFVEKKNRIHLLSADRFFYPFNLLISILKYSALKFSERILILKFFLKLFFQHKSDLLDLSVSDWLDKQMQNENTKKAFWNILVAGALNCSAEKASAQMFADILKEIFFKGNFSSTIILPKYGLSETYCEPAMKFIKKHSGSIHLSETVQEFIIEKDRVTEVVTNKRNITDFDFVITAIPLFALQKIKSSSLQLQIPELEYSTILTIHLWLKENNLGKAFYGLIDSPVHWVFNKGSHLTLVISDADYLNEKSKEEILDLAASELEKFLLIPKDLITHHKILKEKRAAFIPSNRINSERPSTITNINNLFLAGDWIDTGLPSTIESAVKSGKLACVAIEGH from the coding sequence ATTGATAACGGTCAGCATATTTTGATGGGCTGTTACAATCACACGATAGATTTTCTAAAACTCATCGGCGCAGAAGAAAATTTAATTTCTCAAAGAAATCTGAATGTTAATTTCGTAGAAAAAAAAAATCGCATTCATCTGCTTTCTGCAGATAGATTCTTTTATCCGTTCAATCTTCTAATCAGTATTCTGAAATATAGTGCTCTAAAATTTTCAGAAAGGATTTTAATTCTGAAATTTTTCTTGAAATTATTTTTTCAGCATAAAAGTGATTTGTTGGATTTATCAGTTTCGGATTGGCTTGATAAACAAATGCAAAATGAAAATACCAAGAAAGCATTCTGGAATATTCTTGTTGCGGGTGCATTAAACTGCAGTGCAGAAAAAGCATCAGCACAAATGTTTGCAGACATTTTAAAAGAAATATTTTTCAAAGGAAATTTTTCTTCGACAATTATCCTTCCAAAATATGGATTGAGTGAGACATACTGCGAACCGGCAATGAAATTTATAAAAAAACATTCCGGCTCGATTCATCTTTCAGAAACTGTGCAGGAATTTATTATCGAAAAGGACAGAGTAACTGAAGTAGTTACGAATAAAAGAAACATTACAGATTTTGATTTCGTTATTACTGCAATTCCGTTATTCGCTTTACAAAAAATAAAAAGCTCATCATTGCAATTGCAGATTCCGGAATTGGAGTATTCCACCATCCTCACTATTCATTTGTGGCTGAAAGAAAATAATCTCGGCAAAGCATTTTATGGATTGATTGACTCACCGGTACATTGGGTATTTAATAAAGGCAGCCACCTTACTCTTGTGATCAGTGATGCTGATTATCTTAATGAAAAATCTAAAGAGGAAATATTAGATCTAGCAGCTTCTGAACTTGAAAAATTTCTTCTAATACCGAAAGATTTGATTACTCATCATAAAATTCTAAAAGAAAAAAGAGCGGCGTTTATTCCATCCAACAGAATCAACAGCGAACGACCTTCGACCATAACGAATATTAATAATTTATTTCTCGCCGGTGATTGGATTGATACAGGATTACCCTCAACAATTGAAAGCGCAGTTAAAAGCGGCAAGCTTGCTTGCGTAGCCATTGAGGGTCATTAA
- a CDS encoding T9SS type A sorting domain-containing protein, translated as MYNPNFELGTSNWIDGFETTNDVVVDMEVETRGIAGIPDIQMKPTAIHRELTAGNKIVFLAYDPIALNTALSTDYSYYHWVGYDSSNTPYQTLKWFGIDIVTDANDHTDNSLPKEFSLKQNYPNPFNPTTKISWQSPVGSWQTLKIYDVLGNEVATLVDEYKPAGRYEIEFDSHSDKGQNLSSGVYFYQLKAGGFIQTRKMIVLK; from the coding sequence ATGTATAATCCTAATTTTGAATTGGGAACAAGCAATTGGATAGATGGGTTCGAAACAACAAATGACGTTGTAGTTGATATGGAAGTTGAAACAAGAGGGATAGCAGGAATACCGGACATTCAGATGAAACCGACTGCTATACACAGAGAATTGACTGCGGGTAATAAAATAGTATTTCTTGCTTATGATCCAATTGCACTAAATACAGCCTTAAGTACGGATTATTCATATTATCACTGGGTTGGATATGATTCATCGAATACACCTTACCAAACACTGAAATGGTTTGGAATTGATATTGTCACAGATGCAAATGATCATACTGATAATTCATTACCGAAAGAATTTTCACTTAAACAAAACTACCCCAACCCATTTAACCCAACTACTAAAATCAGTTGGCAGTCTCCAGTTGGCAGTTGGCAAACTTTAAAAATTTATGATGTTCTTGGAAATGAAGTTGCGACTCTTGTTGATGAATACAAACCTGCCGGAAGATATGAGATTGAATTTGACAGTCATTCTGACAAAGGTCAGAATCTCTCAAGTGGAGTATATTTCTACCAGTTGAAGGCGGGGGGTTTTATTCAAACAAGGAAGATGATTGTTTTAAAATAA
- a CDS encoding NAD(P)-binding protein → MDEKVLVIGGGFAGLSAASFLAANNYQVELIEASPKLH, encoded by the coding sequence ATTGATGAAAAAGTGTTAGTGATAGGTGGAGGGTTCGCCGGACTTTCTGCTGCATCTTTTCTCGCCGCTAATAATTATCAAGTCGAATTAATTGAAGCCTCACCAAAACTTCACTGA
- a CDS encoding STAS domain-containing protein → MITLEVSDLDFRTVFYGDVLVERVQMLRATKREAEFFNKKLNSHIEKKLNKIVIDLSQCEFLDSSFLGAIVFNLKNIERIGGEIKLVEPANTYQGLLEKTGTFRIFNTYKSIKDAVESFRYN, encoded by the coding sequence ATGATTACACTCGAAGTTTCGGATTTAGATTTTAGAACTGTTTTCTATGGCGATGTGCTCGTTGAGCGCGTTCAAATGCTGCGAGCTACAAAACGTGAGGCAGAATTTTTTAATAAAAAACTTAACTCACACATAGAAAAAAAATTAAATAAAATTGTAATTGATCTTAGCCAATGTGAATTTTTAGACTCCAGTTTCCTCGGCGCAATCGTATTCAATCTAAAAAACATTGAACGCATCGGCGGTGAAATAAAATTAGTTGAGCCGGCAAACACCTATCAAGGACTGCTCGAAAAGACAGGAACATTCAGGATTTTTAATACTTACAAATCAATAAAGGATGCGGTAGAAAGTTTTAGATATAACTAA
- the hpnD gene encoding presqualene diphosphate synthase HpnD — translation MDEAKEIAKNSKSSFYYAFNLLPEDKRDAMNTVYAFCRQTDDIIDEGNESLEIKYQKLHRWRVEFQKSLKGESDFPLLNKLIRIISKFDIPLDPFYDLIKGMEMDLQKNRYLTFDDLQLYCYRVASTVGLMCIEIFGYKHKTTKDFAVNLGIALQLTNILRDIKKDLEKGRIYLPKEDMAKFNYSEDELVRYVYNENFRDLMAYEVRRAKTYFDAATSCLNLDDKRAMFAARAMQHIYYKMLNKIIDAEYDVFNKNIKVSKIQKVGIAIGVWAKYQLVY, via the coding sequence ATGGATGAAGCAAAAGAAATAGCGAAGAACAGTAAAAGTTCATTTTATTATGCATTCAATCTTCTTCCCGAAGATAAGCGCGATGCAATGAATACAGTCTATGCTTTCTGCCGTCAGACGGATGATATTATTGATGAAGGAAATGAATCGCTCGAAATTAAATACCAAAAACTTCATCGCTGGCGAGTAGAATTTCAAAAATCATTAAAGGGTGAATCTGATTTTCCTCTTCTAAACAAACTTATCAGAATAATCTCCAAGTTTGATATTCCGCTTGATCCTTTTTATGATTTGATAAAAGGCATGGAAATGGATCTTCAAAAAAATCGTTATTTGACTTTTGATGATCTGCAGCTTTATTGCTATCGCGTCGCATCCACCGTTGGACTAATGTGCATAGAGATTTTTGGTTACAAACATAAAACCACAAAAGATTTTGCTGTCAATCTCGGAATCGCTTTGCAGCTTACAAATATTTTACGCGATATAAAAAAGGATTTGGAAAAGGGAAGAATCTATTTGCCCAAAGAAGATATGGCAAAGTTTAACTATTCAGAAGATGAACTTGTTAGGTATGTCTATAACGAAAACTTCCGCGATCTGATGGCTTACGAAGTGCGCAGAGCAAAAACTTATTTTGATGCCGCCACAAGTTGTTTGAATCTTGACGATAAACGTGCGATGTTCGCAGCAAGGGCAATGCAGCATATCTACTACAAAATGCTGAATAAAATCATCGACGCTGAATATGATGTGTTCAATAAGAATATCAAAGTCTCAAAAATTCAGAAGGTGGGTATAGCAATCGGTGTTTGGGCGAAGTATCAGCTTGTTTATTGA
- the hpnC gene encoding squalene synthase HpnC, with product MSFAKNHYENFPVASFLIKKNLRKHVSIIYWFARTADDIADEGNAAVDERLNQLNLFEQRFLKSMHGNFVDEFDETLFTTITEKKLSKEHFLNLIKAFRQDVVKSRYKNFEELMHYCSLSANPVGRLILELYNIRDENAFQLSDKICTALQLTNFYQDTIIDYSKGRIYYPLDELTKFNVKEKVFELKDFNLNLQALIKLNVDRAFNLFNEGAALSEYLSGRLKYEIKWTIAGGKEILNKIKKNNYNIFIRPELSKKDFFILLIKSFVNG from the coding sequence TTGAGCTTTGCAAAAAATCATTATGAAAATTTTCCAGTTGCATCATTTCTGATTAAGAAAAATTTAAGAAAACATGTTTCAATTATTTACTGGTTTGCAAGAACTGCTGATGATATAGCAGACGAAGGTAATGCGGCTGTTGATGAAAGACTCAATCAACTAAATTTATTTGAACAGAGATTTTTGAAATCTATGCATGGAAATTTTGTTGATGAATTTGATGAAACACTTTTCACAACTATTACTGAAAAAAAATTATCAAAGGAGCATTTCCTGAACCTGATAAAAGCTTTCAGGCAGGATGTGGTAAAATCCAGATATAAAAATTTTGAAGAACTGATGCATTACTGTTCACTTTCTGCAAACCCTGTCGGCAGACTGATTCTTGAACTTTATAATATCAGAGATGAAAATGCATTCCAACTTTCGGATAAGATTTGCACTGCATTGCAATTAACTAATTTTTATCAGGATACGATAATTGATTATAGTAAAGGTCGGATTTATTATCCGCTTGATGAACTGACGAAATTTAATGTCAAAGAAAAAGTGTTTGAGTTAAAAGATTTTAACCTTAATTTACAAGCGCTTATAAAGTTAAATGTTGATCGGGCATTTAATTTATTTAATGAAGGTGCCGCACTTTCGGAATACTTAAGCGGGCGACTGAAGTATGAAATCAAATGGACAATTGCAGGCGGAAAAGAAATTTTAAATAAAATTAAAAAAAATAATTACAATATTTTTATTCGACCGGAACTTTCTAAGAAGGATTTTTTTATTCTACTCATAAAATCATTTGTTAATGGATGA
- the wecB gene encoding UDP-N-acetylglucosamine 2-epimerase (non-hydrolyzing) produces MKKIISVVGARPNFMKVAPLHRAFEKYNKQQSVSSLMIDHRICHTGQHYDEKMSKIFFEELELPQPDFYLGIGSGSHAEQTGKIMIEFEKILIQQQPALVIVVGDVNSTIACSLTASKLNIPVAHVEAGLRSFDRQMPEEINRLLTDSIADFLFVSEPSGLSNLKNEGVSDEKVFFVGNVMIDSLLHHLTKAEESQILKKLNLLPNEYILVTMHRPSNVDSDEQLSLLVRMLNSLSEKRDIVFPIHPRTMKNLEKNQLDSKLNEKIILTDPIGYIDFLWLTRNAEVVLTDSGGIQEESTFLGIQCVTVRSSTERPVTIEVGTNHLVGDDFDEAEKVVMDIIHGRKKKGNIPELWDGKTSDRIVEIIAKNIF; encoded by the coding sequence TTGAAAAAAATCATCTCTGTTGTTGGTGCCCGTCCTAATTTTATGAAAGTTGCACCTCTCCATCGCGCATTTGAAAAATATAACAAACAACAATCTGTCTCCTCATTAATGATTGATCATAGGATTTGTCATACAGGTCAGCATTATGATGAAAAAATGTCAAAGATATTTTTTGAAGAACTTGAACTTCCGCAGCCCGATTTTTATCTTGGAATTGGAAGCGGCAGTCATGCTGAACAAACTGGAAAAATAATGATTGAGTTTGAAAAAATTCTTATTCAGCAGCAGCCTGCTTTAGTGATAGTAGTTGGTGATGTGAATTCAACGATTGCGTGCAGCTTAACTGCTTCGAAGTTAAATATACCGGTTGCCCATGTTGAAGCAGGATTAAGAAGTTTTGACAGACAAATGCCTGAAGAAATTAACAGACTGTTAACGGACTCGATAGCAGACTTTCTTTTTGTATCCGAACCTTCAGGGTTGAGTAACCTGAAAAATGAGGGGGTGTCAGATGAAAAGGTTTTCTTTGTCGGTAATGTTATGATAGACAGCTTGCTTCATCATCTTACAAAAGCGGAAGAATCTCAGATATTAAAGAAATTAAATCTTCTTCCTAATGAATACATACTTGTTACGATGCACAGACCGAGTAATGTTGATTCTGATGAACAGCTTTCCCTGCTGGTAAGAATGTTGAATTCCCTTTCGGAAAAACGCGATATTGTTTTCCCCATCCATCCACGCACAATGAAAAATCTCGAGAAGAATCAGCTTGACAGCAAATTGAATGAAAAAATAATTCTCACTGATCCAATCGGTTATATTGATTTTTTATGGCTCACACGAAATGCTGAGGTGGTGTTAACTGACAGCGGCGGAATTCAGGAAGAAAGCACATTCCTCGGTATTCAGTGCGTAACTGTTCGGAGCTCAACTGAAAGACCGGTAACCATTGAAGTTGGTACAAATCATTTAGTAGGCGATGACTTTGATGAAGCTGAAAAGGTTGTGATGGATATTATTCACGGCAGAAAGAAAAAGGGTAATATTCCAGAATTGTGGGACGGAAAAACATCCGATCGGATAGTTGAAATTATTGCTAAAAATATTTTTTAG
- a CDS encoding T9SS type A sorting domain-containing protein: MLQKAVYLFVVIIISSMTLIAQERMVMRPDGKFYRFNGNENSFEVMKIKPNTNKQQIRSTVKNPISANGIIDTLGYNDGTFNTDFGSFGQDWMLQWFVAPADLIIKGFAFLATDNSGLLNGAYLESKIVKVNLTEDQLLITPAERDGYYQASGNGYNNITAFLDNPDRTGGWTSISGDPEPFGSDIWSDGGFSVPIVPFDTGQYVWMQTNIKFEPNIFQGEIFGIAYRNTGANMDTDRISLRSGIIGIPGWKFYANGRFNPGVDYGWWSLEYTWDILVEVELLNTSDNQEDISSNPNEFRLDQNYPNPYNPSTKISWQSPAGSWQTLKIYDVLGNEVATLVDEYKPAGRYEVEFDSHSNKGQNLSSGVYFYQLKAGSYIQTRKMILIR; the protein is encoded by the coding sequence ATGCTGCAAAAAGCTGTATATCTATTCGTGGTTATTATAATTTCTTCAATGACTTTGATTGCGCAGGAAAGAATGGTTATGAGACCTGATGGGAAGTTCTACAGATTTAATGGGAACGAGAACTCTTTTGAAGTTATGAAGATTAAACCAAACACGAATAAGCAACAGATCAGATCAACCGTCAAAAATCCAATATCAGCTAATGGTATAATTGATACGCTCGGATATAATGATGGCACGTTTAATACTGATTTTGGATCCTTTGGACAGGACTGGATGCTGCAATGGTTTGTTGCACCGGCAGATCTTATAATCAAAGGATTTGCTTTTTTAGCAACTGATAATTCTGGACTACTTAATGGTGCTTATCTTGAAAGCAAAATTGTAAAAGTAAATTTAACGGAAGATCAGTTGTTAATTACTCCAGCAGAACGGGATGGGTATTATCAGGCGTCGGGAAATGGTTACAATAATATTACCGCATTCCTTGATAACCCGGATCGAACAGGCGGATGGACATCAATAAGCGGTGATCCGGAACCATTCGGTAGTGATATATGGAGTGATGGTGGTTTCAGTGTGCCTATTGTACCGTTTGACACTGGTCAGTATGTGTGGATGCAAACAAACATAAAGTTCGAACCGAATATTTTTCAGGGTGAGATATTTGGAATTGCGTATAGAAATACTGGAGCTAATATGGATACAGATCGGATTAGTCTTCGATCTGGAATTATTGGCATACCGGGATGGAAGTTTTATGCTAACGGTCGCTTTAACCCTGGGGTTGATTATGGCTGGTGGTCATTGGAATACACATGGGATATTCTTGTCGAAGTTGAATTGCTAAATACCTCGGATAACCAGGAAGATATATCTTCAAACCCGAATGAATTTAGATTGGATCAAAACTACCCCAACCCATATAACCCAAGCACGAAGATAAGTTGGCAGTCTCCAGCAGGCAGTTGGCAAACTTTAAAAATTTATGATGTACTTGGAAATGAAGTTGCGACTCTTGTGGATGAATATAAACCTGCTGGTAGATATGAAGTTGAATTTGACAGTCATTCTAACAAAGGTCAGAATCTCTCAAGTGGAGTATATTTCTACCAGTTGAAGGCGGGGAGTTATATTCAAACAAGGAAGATGATTCTAATCAGATAA
- a CDS encoding T9SS type A sorting domain-containing protein: MYNPNFELGTSNWIDGFETTNDVVVDMEVETRGIAGVPEIQIKPTAMHRELPAGNKIVFLAYDPIALNTALSDDYSYYHWVGYDSSNAPYQTLKWFGIDIVTDVNDDSHSSIPKEFSLNQNYPNPFNPTTKISWQSPAGSWQTLKIYDVLGNEVATLVDEYKPAGRYEVEFDSHSDKGQNLSSGVYFYQLKAGDFIQTRKMIFIK; the protein is encoded by the coding sequence ATGTATAATCCTAATTTTGAATTGGGAACAAGCAATTGGATAGATGGGTTCGAAACAACAAATGACGTTGTAGTTGATATGGAAGTTGAAACAAGAGGAATAGCAGGAGTACCGGAGATACAGATAAAACCGACTGCGATGCACAGAGAATTGCCTGCGGGTAATAAAATAGTATTTCTTGCGTATGATCCAATTGCACTAAATACAGCCTTAAGTGATGATTATTCATATTATCATTGGGTTGGATATGATTCATCCAATGCACCTTACCAAACACTGAAGTGGTTTGGGATTGATATTGTCACAGATGTAAATGATGATAGTCATAGTTCAATACCGAAAGAATTTTCACTTAATCAAAACTACCCCAACCCATTTAACCCAACTACTAAAATCAGTTGGCAGTCTCCAGCAGGCAGTTGGCAAACTTTAAAAATTTATGATGTTCTTGGAAATGAAGTTGCGACTCTTGTTGATGAATACAAACCTGCCGGAAGATATGAAGTTGAATTTGACAGTCATTCTGACAAAGGACAGAATCTCTCCAGTGGAGTATATTTCTACCAGTTGAAGGCGGGGGATTTTATTCAGACAAGGAAGATGATATTTATTAAATAA
- a CDS encoding OmpA family protein, which translates to MRNFIVSVFVIMFVSTGFAQYSLKYHPFSGSVGVTGELGGTLALTDFNNNKIDFLGRANVEYFFPTTNMGIFGLRIYGGGGYIAGKGGATGNYPLITEFRTDLLFVGAGLSYNLQADESIYPYVFAGISYLYFNPKDQNGDNMPFNSVNKYSRNEKLIVGESGVRFKISDEASINFALGLNYAGNDNLDDLDNSLTNGTDDDVFFTGLLGFTLFIGGTQDSDADGIEDEHDLCPHTPEGIQVDQFGCPVDVDKDGVPDYMDLCQGSPLNVPVDENGCPLDTDSDGIPDYLDLCRDTPLKVKVDKRGCPIDTDGDGVPDYKDKCANTAAGVEVDKNGCELVAQISEIPTLPTKIILSGATNFESGQSHLPLASIQELEKLIPVMNEFPDSRWRIEGYTDNTGSYKNNKKLSLNRANEIKNYFVNAGISESRFETFGFGSDYPIADNSTESGRAMNRRVTIEMIGSDDIENSKINEDHTYNSAAEKNVGEMIFTDGYLYCYQVSSWRTRAKAEAEKNRLIGEGLKAFITEARLPELEGIWYRVRVGFFRSYEEALLSRKK; encoded by the coding sequence ATGAGAAACTTTATTGTTTCAGTTTTTGTAATAATGTTTGTAAGTACTGGTTTTGCACAGTACAGTTTAAAATACCATCCATTCTCCGGTAGTGTAGGAGTAACGGGTGAACTTGGCGGAACGCTTGCTTTGACGGATTTCAACAACAATAAAATTGATTTCCTTGGCAGGGCAAATGTTGAATACTTTTTCCCCACTACAAATATGGGAATATTCGGTTTACGAATATATGGCGGAGGCGGGTATATTGCGGGCAAGGGTGGTGCAACGGGTAATTATCCATTAATTACTGAGTTCCGTACAGATTTACTATTTGTCGGAGCCGGTCTTTCCTATAATCTTCAGGCTGATGAATCTATTTATCCTTATGTTTTCGCAGGTATTTCATATCTTTATTTTAATCCGAAAGATCAGAATGGAGATAACATGCCTTTTAACAGCGTAAATAAGTACAGCCGAAATGAAAAACTGATCGTCGGGGAATCAGGTGTGCGATTCAAAATCTCGGATGAAGCATCTATTAATTTTGCACTGGGATTAAACTACGCAGGCAATGACAATTTAGACGATCTTGATAATTCACTAACTAATGGAACAGATGATGATGTTTTCTTTACCGGGTTACTTGGATTTACTTTATTCATCGGCGGTACGCAAGATTCTGATGCCGATGGAATAGAAGATGAGCATGATTTATGTCCTCACACACCGGAGGGAATTCAGGTTGATCAGTTTGGATGCCCTGTTGATGTTGATAAGGATGGTGTTCCGGATTATATGGATTTATGTCAAGGCTCACCTCTAAATGTCCCTGTGGATGAAAATGGCTGCCCGTTAGATACTGACAGTGACGGTATTCCTGACTACTTAGATTTATGCAGAGACACTCCGCTGAAAGTTAAGGTTGATAAACGCGGCTGTCCGATTGACACTGATGGCGACGGGGTACCTGACTATAAAGATAAATGTGCAAATACCGCTGCCGGTGTCGAAGTGGATAAAAACGGATGTGAACTTGTCGCTCAAATCAGCGAGATACCAACTTTGCCGACAAAAATAATTCTGTCCGGCGCAACTAATTTTGAATCGGGGCAATCTCATTTACCTCTTGCTTCGATACAAGAATTAGAAAAGTTGATCCCGGTTATGAACGAATTCCCGGACAGCAGATGGCGAATTGAAGGATATACTGATAATACAGGCTCATATAAAAACAATAAAAAGTTATCTTTGAATAGAGCCAATGAGATAAAAAATTATTTCGTAAATGCAGGCATTTCGGAATCAAGATTTGAGACTTTTGGCTTCGGCTCAGACTATCCAATAGCCGATAACAGTACTGAGTCCGGACGCGCAATGAACCGCAGAGTCACCATTGAGATGATAGGCAGCGATGATATTGAAAATTCTAAAATAAATGAAGACCACACATATAATAGTGCAGCCGAAAAAAATGTCGGCGAGATGATTTTTACTGATGGTTATCTCTACTGTTATCAAGTATCATCATGGCGGACAAGAGCAAAAGCTGAAGCAGAAAAAAATAGACTGATTGGCGAGGGTTTAAAAGCTTTCATTACAGAAGCAAGGCTGCCTGAATTAGAAGGTATCTGGTATCGTGTACGAGTAGGATTTTTTAGATCTTATGAAGAAGCGCTGCTATCCAGAAAAAAATAA